In Sulfuricurvum sp., one DNA window encodes the following:
- a CDS encoding phosphoesterase, translating to MKKTIYHLSHIDLDGYSCQLVMAQTQHTMISYNANYGAEVMDRLEEIIDALKKTKQTATILISDLNLYPDEARWLNNEVNRLNEGGWNITITLLDHHGSGKDTAAQYPWYYLDTERCATKIVYEYAMEHYGLSGGGWLEAFVKVVNAVDLWHQDEKDDFEYGKVCMRLISDAKELSRVMFADEDRAYKLAMLEHAATMRYLPNANIVLDEALHKMKKDFFKDGVDDTLDNLSTKYIVELLGTKRSQMTIYYKGWRGFLSYGLGNTSIIGNGFVTAYPDYDFIVDVGTRGTMSLRGHDQVDVAMMAGEWVGGGGHPNAAGGRINGFKEQFRYDKVKRQMEDLLANKEAMPGKLPHKIEE from the coding sequence ATGAAAAAAACCATTTACCACCTCTCGCATATCGATCTAGACGGCTACAGCTGTCAGCTTGTCATGGCGCAAACGCAACACACGATGATCAGCTACAACGCTAACTACGGTGCCGAAGTGATGGATCGTCTCGAAGAGATAATCGATGCCCTCAAAAAAACAAAGCAAACGGCAACCATCCTCATCAGCGACCTTAACCTCTATCCTGATGAAGCACGATGGCTTAACAATGAGGTCAACCGCCTCAATGAAGGGGGTTGGAATATCACGATCACCCTTCTCGATCATCACGGCAGCGGAAAGGATACGGCGGCACAGTATCCGTGGTATTATCTGGATACCGAGCGATGTGCGACGAAAATCGTTTACGAATACGCGATGGAGCATTACGGGTTGAGCGGCGGCGGGTGGCTTGAGGCATTCGTCAAAGTCGTCAATGCCGTCGATCTGTGGCATCAGGACGAAAAAGATGATTTTGAGTACGGAAAAGTATGTATGCGCCTCATTTCTGACGCCAAAGAGCTCAGCCGCGTTATGTTCGCGGATGAAGACCGTGCCTACAAACTCGCCATGCTCGAACATGCCGCTACCATGCGATATCTACCCAATGCCAACATCGTTCTCGATGAAGCACTCCATAAAATGAAAAAAGATTTTTTCAAAGACGGCGTAGACGACACCCTCGACAACCTCTCGACCAAATACATCGTTGAGCTGCTGGGAACCAAACGTTCTCAAATGACGATCTATTACAAAGGATGGCGCGGATTTTTGAGCTACGGCCTGGGCAATACTTCGATCATCGGAAACGGCTTTGTCACCGCATACCCGGATTATGATTTTATCGTCGATGTCGGTACGCGAGGGACCATGAGCCTTCGCGGACACGATCAGGTCGATGTTGCGATGATGGCGGGCGAATGGGTCGGCGGCGGTGGACATCCCAATGCGGCCGGAGGACGTATCAACGGCTTTAAAGAGCAGTTTCGTTACGACAAAGTAAAACGTCAAATGGAAGATTTGCTCGCAAACAAAGAGGCAATGCCCGGTAAACTTCCTCATAAAATAGAGGAATAA
- a CDS encoding ABC-F family ATP-binding cassette domain-containing protein produces MIQINNLTKSYGTRVLFENLSLKLNAGNKVGFVGRNGTGKSTLFKIILGEEPYDSGEIIIPKNYRIGTLRQHLHFTHKTVREECASVLTGDMEHEVYRVEKILFGLGFTQDDLEKDPLSFSGGYQIRLNLVKLLVTEPNLLLLDEPTNYLDIVSLRWLASFIRSFEGEVILITHDRDFMDSVTTHTMGLRRRCVSIIKGDTRKYYANQALEDELYVKTKINHDKKRAELEDFVARNKARASTATLAQSKQKELDKMGIMEDLEGEKDLSFSFSYKPTPAKVIMQVKDLSFGYTPDELLFRNISFALEAKKCLAIIGKNGKGKSTLLNTLAGVLTPSGEIISHPSTAIAHFGQTNIDRLDKNRTITEEIQSADNTLQNVRIRGICGTMMFSGDDADKKISILSGGERSRVMLGKIIATPANLLFLDEPTNHLDMQSIDSLCDALKRFEGSVVIVTHSEMLLRELADQLIIFREGNAEFFDGGYDEFLEKIGWDEEITDAPKPAKVTQNVNKKENKQQRSALIQERSKLLSPLKKEVDHCEGTIMKLEEKLKASHELLTTYSNQGETSKLLELSKQVGEDEKMIEELFERLEIASDEITRIEAEYEEKLSEF; encoded by the coding sequence ATGATTCAAATCAACAATCTCACCAAAAGCTACGGGACACGTGTCCTGTTTGAAAACCTCTCGCTTAAACTGAATGCCGGAAATAAAGTCGGATTCGTCGGACGCAACGGGACGGGAAAATCGACCCTTTTTAAAATCATCCTCGGCGAAGAGCCTTATGACAGCGGCGAAATCATCATCCCGAAAAACTACCGTATCGGAACGCTGCGCCAGCACCTCCACTTCACCCATAAAACCGTCCGTGAAGAGTGTGCCTCCGTTCTCACAGGGGATATGGAGCATGAGGTCTATCGGGTCGAAAAGATCCTCTTCGGTCTGGGATTTACGCAAGACGATTTGGAAAAAGATCCTCTCAGTTTTTCGGGAGGATATCAGATACGCCTCAACCTCGTCAAACTCCTCGTCACCGAGCCAAATCTGCTCCTCCTCGATGAACCGACCAACTACCTCGATATCGTCTCTCTGCGCTGGCTGGCGTCGTTTATCCGATCTTTCGAGGGGGAGGTCATCCTCATCACCCATGATCGCGATTTCATGGACTCGGTCACGACCCATACGATGGGATTGCGCCGACGATGTGTCAGTATTATCAAAGGGGATACCCGCAAGTATTACGCCAATCAGGCGCTGGAAGATGAACTTTACGTCAAGACCAAGATCAACCACGACAAGAAACGTGCCGAGCTGGAAGATTTCGTCGCCCGCAACAAAGCCCGTGCATCCACAGCAACCCTCGCACAATCCAAGCAAAAAGAGCTGGATAAAATGGGTATCATGGAAGATTTGGAGGGGGAGAAAGACCTCTCCTTTTCATTCTCCTACAAACCCACCCCCGCCAAAGTCATCATGCAGGTCAAAGATTTATCTTTCGGATATACACCGGACGAGCTACTCTTTCGTAATATCTCCTTTGCGCTGGAGGCGAAAAAATGCCTCGCCATCATCGGGAAAAACGGTAAGGGTAAATCAACCCTTCTCAACACCCTTGCAGGGGTTTTGACACCGAGCGGCGAGATCATTTCTCACCCCTCTACCGCTATCGCCCATTTCGGTCAAACGAACATCGACCGTCTCGACAAAAACCGCACGATCACCGAAGAGATTCAAAGTGCCGACAATACCCTGCAAAATGTCCGTATCCGCGGTATCTGCGGAACGATGATGTTCAGTGGCGACGATGCCGACAAAAAGATCAGCATCCTCTCAGGGGGAGAACGCAGCCGTGTCATGCTGGGCAAAATCATCGCTACCCCTGCCAACCTCCTCTTCCTCGATGAGCCGACCAACCACCTTGATATGCAATCGATCGATTCGCTCTGCGACGCGCTGAAGCGGTTTGAGGGTTCCGTCGTCATCGTCACCCACTCCGAGATGCTGCTTCGCGAGCTTGCCGATCAGCTCATCATCTTCCGTGAGGGGAACGCGGAGTTTTTCGACGGCGGATACGATGAGTTTTTGGAGAAAATCGGATGGGACGAAGAGATCACCGACGCCCCTAAACCCGCCAAAGTGACCCAAAACGTCAATAAAAAAGAGAACAAACAGCAGCGTTCCGCATTGATTCAGGAGCGCTCCAAACTCCTCAGCCCGCTTAAAAAAGAGGTGGATCATTGTGAGGGGACGATCATGAAGCTCGAAGAGAAGCTCAAAGCCTCTCATGAACTTCTAACGACCTATTCGAATCAGGGAGAGACCTCCAAACTCCTCGAACTCTCCAAGCAGGTAGGCGAGGATGAGAAGATGATCGAAGAGCTGTTCGAGCGGCTCGAGATCGCGAGTGATGAGATCACACGGATCGAAGCCGAATATGAGGAAAAGTTGAGTGAGTTCTAA
- a CDS encoding 16S rRNA pseudouridine(516) synthase: MSSKLRLDKLLSSLGYCTRKDVAMLLREGIITHTLNLPLKSNTKVSHDEILYEGEPLDPPSGMVILMHKPIGYVCSHDDGEGRLVYDLLPERWRLRDPKISTVGRLDKETSGLLLLTDDGALLHRLTSPKHKVPKVYEATLDRPLKGDEGTIFASGTLMLNGEKTPCLPAKLEVIDPTHVKLEIVEGRYHQVRRMFAAVGNHVTALHRSSFGNLTLGDLKAGEYRLIDAQLLSD, from the coding sequence GTGAGTTCTAAACTCCGTCTGGACAAGCTCCTCTCCTCACTGGGCTACTGCACCCGCAAGGATGTTGCGATGCTGCTGCGGGAGGGGATCATCACCCATACCCTCAACCTCCCCCTTAAAAGCAATACCAAAGTTTCCCATGACGAAATCCTCTATGAGGGCGAACCTCTCGATCCCCCCTCAGGAATGGTGATTTTGATGCACAAGCCTATTGGATATGTCTGTAGCCATGACGATGGAGAGGGTCGCCTCGTCTATGATTTATTGCCGGAACGGTGGCGTCTGCGCGATCCGAAAATCTCCACCGTCGGACGGTTAGATAAAGAGACGAGCGGTTTACTGCTCCTCACCGATGACGGCGCGCTGCTGCACCGCCTCACCTCCCCCAAACACAAAGTGCCCAAAGTCTACGAAGCCACACTTGATCGCCCTCTCAAAGGGGACGAAGGCACAATCTTCGCTTCGGGGACGTTGATGCTTAACGGTGAAAAAACGCCGTGCCTTCCCGCAAAACTCGAAGTGATCGATCCAACCCATGTGAAGCTCGAAATCGTCGAGGGACGCTACCATCAGGTACGGCGTATGTTTGCCGCGGTCGGGAACCATGTCACCGCCCTGCACCGCTCAAGCTTCGGCAACCTCACACTTGGGGATTTGAAGGCGGGAGAATACCGCCTTATCGACGCGCAATTGCTCTCAGACTAA
- a CDS encoding pentapeptide repeat-containing protein: MTTITDNMDVFAEKFEGIDLHGKKITKAEFDDCTFVSCDFSETFFSSCKFTECRFENCNLSLMKLTNTKMSDVDFVSCKMIGIDWTMADWKSLLNADPLRFRECILNDSNFFGLNLEGLVMRECRAKEVDFRNGSFQKADFSLSDFKGALFGNTHLEEANFTDASNTSIDLRSNHLKGAIFSRYEALFLLESMGIVLVD, from the coding sequence ATGACCACCATCACCGACAACATGGATGTATTCGCCGAGAAGTTCGAGGGTATCGATCTGCACGGAAAAAAGATCACCAAAGCCGAATTTGACGACTGCACCTTCGTCTCCTGCGATTTCAGCGAAACCTTTTTCTCCTCCTGCAAATTCACCGAATGCCGTTTCGAAAACTGCAACCTGAGCCTCATGAAGCTGACGAATACCAAAATGAGCGATGTCGATTTCGTCTCGTGCAAGATGATCGGGATAGACTGGACGATGGCGGATTGGAAGAGCCTTCTCAATGCCGATCCGCTCCGCTTTCGCGAATGTATCCTAAATGACAGCAATTTCTTCGGTCTGAATCTGGAGGGTTTAGTGATGCGGGAATGTCGAGCCAAAGAGGTCGATTTTCGCAATGGGTCGTTTCAAAAAGCGGACTTTAGCTTGAGCGATTTCAAAGGGGCGCTGTTCGGCAATACCCATCTGGAAGAGGCAAACTTTACCGATGCTTCCAATACCTCTATCGATCTTCGCTCCAACCATCTCAAAGGGGCGATTTTCAGCCGCTACGAAGCGCTCTTTCTGCTCGAATCGATGGGGATCGTGCTGGTCGATTAG
- a CDS encoding heavy metal translocating P-type ATPase translates to MEKDVVCGMEVSPSTPYKSDYKNRHYLFCSAHCQHKFQEHPEHYLTTEPSIPSCPTGSCAIDTAIYTCPMHPEIEQKGPGNCPKCGMALEPKTLQVEEDTTEYDSMLRRFWLSTLFASAVFIIAMGSMFLPQTFSAFISPKIRQWVEMILSIPVVWWGGSIFYVLAWESIRNRSLNMFTLIALGTGSAWFYSAVAVLFPAIFPENLSMDGVIPVYFEASSVITALVLLGQVLELRARSRTNDAIRLLLGLSPKSAHRINADGSEEEVSIESIVIGDRLRIRPGEKIPVDGIVIEGESHVDESMVSGEPIPLSKKSGDRLVGATINTTGGLVMEAQRVGEDTLLSQIVSMVSQAQRSRAPIQKTADRVSGYFVPAVIAISLLTFILWYFFGPEPSLGYALVNAVAVLIIACPCALGLATPISIMVGTGKGATMGVLIKNAEALEMMEKVDTLVVDKTGTLTEGKPKLATVIAIDGWEESDVIRFAASLDRGSEHPLARAVVNGAQEQGLNLSETAQFASLSGKGVTGVIEGRKVALGNIRLMEELGVDGSGLSAEADTLRREGMSVMFLAVDNALVGILGVADPIKATTAQAIRDLHEEGITVVMLSGDSRITAEAVGAKLGIDRVEAEVLPQQKADVIKQLQSEGHIVAMAGDGINDAPALAQAHVGIAMGSGTDVAMESAGVTLVQGDLRGIVRSRRLSRATMRNIRQNLFFAFVYNSLGVPIAAGVLYPYFGILLSPMIAAAAMSFSSVSVITNALRLRGEKL, encoded by the coding sequence ATGGAAAAAGACGTTGTCTGCGGGATGGAGGTTTCACCCTCTACCCCCTACAAAAGCGATTACAAAAACCGACACTACCTTTTTTGCTCCGCGCATTGTCAGCATAAATTCCAAGAACATCCCGAACACTACCTCACCACCGAACCCTCCATCCCATCGTGCCCCACTGGCAGCTGCGCGATCGATACGGCAATCTATACCTGCCCGATGCATCCCGAAATCGAGCAAAAAGGGCCGGGAAACTGTCCGAAGTGCGGTATGGCGCTTGAACCGAAAACCCTGCAGGTTGAAGAAGATACCACCGAATACGATTCGATGTTGCGCCGTTTTTGGCTCAGTACGCTCTTCGCCTCTGCCGTCTTTATCATCGCGATGGGTTCAATGTTCCTGCCGCAGACGTTTTCCGCATTCATCAGCCCCAAAATACGCCAATGGGTCGAGATGATCCTCTCTATTCCTGTCGTATGGTGGGGGGGATCGATCTTTTACGTCCTCGCGTGGGAGTCGATCCGCAATCGCAGTCTCAACATGTTCACCCTTATCGCTCTGGGGACGGGGAGTGCCTGGTTTTACAGCGCCGTTGCCGTCTTATTCCCCGCGATTTTTCCGGAAAATCTATCCATGGATGGGGTCATCCCCGTCTATTTTGAAGCCTCATCGGTCATTACTGCATTGGTCTTGCTGGGGCAGGTGCTGGAGCTTCGCGCCCGCAGCCGTACCAACGACGCGATCCGACTCCTCCTCGGCCTCTCCCCAAAAAGCGCCCATCGTATCAACGCTGATGGGAGTGAAGAGGAGGTTTCTATCGAGTCGATCGTGATCGGCGATCGCCTCCGTATCCGACCGGGTGAGAAGATTCCGGTGGACGGTATCGTCATCGAGGGGGAGAGCCATGTGGACGAGTCGATGGTGAGCGGCGAGCCGATCCCGCTCTCCAAAAAATCGGGTGACCGCCTTGTCGGTGCGACGATCAACACCACCGGAGGTCTCGTCATGGAGGCGCAGAGGGTAGGTGAGGATACGCTCCTCTCCCAGATCGTCTCGATGGTATCACAGGCGCAGAGAAGCCGCGCCCCGATCCAGAAAACAGCTGATCGGGTATCGGGGTATTTTGTCCCCGCGGTCATCGCTATCAGTCTCCTCACCTTTATCCTCTGGTACTTTTTCGGCCCCGAACCCTCGCTGGGGTATGCTCTGGTCAATGCAGTGGCGGTGCTGATCATCGCCTGTCCGTGCGCTCTGGGGCTGGCCACCCCGATATCGATCATGGTGGGGACGGGCAAAGGGGCGACGATGGGCGTCCTCATCAAAAACGCCGAGGCGCTGGAGATGATGGAGAAGGTCGACACCCTCGTCGTCGACAAGACGGGGACTCTCACCGAGGGGAAACCCAAACTCGCAACGGTCATTGCCATAGATGGGTGGGAAGAGAGTGACGTTATCCGATTCGCCGCCTCGCTGGATAGGGGGAGCGAACACCCTCTGGCACGCGCGGTCGTGAACGGCGCGCAGGAGCAGGGGCTGAATTTGAGCGAAACGGCTCAGTTTGCCTCCCTAAGCGGCAAAGGGGTCACGGGGGTGATCGAGGGACGGAAGGTCGCCCTCGGAAATATCCGACTTATGGAAGAGCTGGGGGTTGATGGCTCAGGTCTCTCTGCGGAGGCGGATACTCTGCGCCGCGAGGGGATGAGTGTGATGTTCCTCGCCGTCGATAACGCCCTTGTCGGGATACTCGGGGTCGCCGACCCGATCAAAGCAACCACCGCGCAGGCGATCCGTGATTTACACGAAGAGGGGATCACCGTCGTGATGCTCAGCGGAGACAGCCGTATTACCGCCGAAGCGGTCGGAGCCAAACTCGGGATCGATCGGGTGGAGGCAGAGGTGCTTCCGCAGCAGAAAGCTGACGTCATAAAACAGCTCCAAAGCGAGGGGCATATCGTTGCGATGGCGGGGGATGGGATCAATGATGCTCCGGCCCTCGCTCAAGCGCATGTAGGGATCGCGATGGGGAGCGGAACCGATGTGGCGATGGAGAGTGCGGGGGTCACCCTCGTTCAGGGGGATTTGCGGGGGATTGTCCGCTCCCGCCGACTCAGCCGTGCCACGATGCGCAACATCCGCCAAAACCTATTTTTCGCCTTTGTCTATAACAGCTTGGGGGTGCCGATAGCGGCGGGAGTGCTCTATCCCTATTTCGGGATACTCCTCTCACCGATGATCGCCGCCGCGGCGATGAGTTTCAGTTCGGTGTCGGTTATTACGAATGCATTGAGGTTGAGGGGTGAAAAATTATAA
- a CDS encoding CusA/CzcA family heavy metal efflux RND transporter: MVERLIEWSLRFRYWVIAAAIVLSLLSVWAIRHTPLDAIPDLSPPQVILQLKWKGQSPEIIEAQGTYPIVRQLLSLPAIKTVRGFSGYENGLIYIIFKDGVDLYWARSRVLEQLSTLQSQLPRSLEVSLGPDASGVGWVYEYALVSKTKNLAELRTLQDYTYRYALQGVSGVSEVASVGGFVPTYQVTLNNDALVRYNLSVGEVAAAIRGNNNDVGGRIVVQNGYEWMVQAKGYLQNIDAIKDIVVATRGGVPVLFSQVARVEKVPENRRGYVDLNGQGEVVGGIVVVRYGEDVYRVIQRIREKLDTIHVAGVEVVPVYDRSNLIQSAIATLTTTLEHESLIVIAVIALFLLHLRSALIVLIILPLTIAITFLLMKLFGIGSNIMSLGGIAIAVGTMVDASIIMIENAHKVLLQRESESGTLTTAQRLDAVLYSSKMVGRPIFFALALVVVSFLPIFALQGQEGLLFTPLAFTKSFAMGVGALLSVTLVPVLIYLIVRGRILSEQANPVSRFFIWVYHPILLASMKFRYLLLVMVIVALGYTVFVYRTLGWEFMPMMDEQTLMYMPVTQSGVSIDQSKQLTQYTDSVIKSFPEVQSVFGKGGRADSATDPAPLGMIETIITLKPKDQWREGMGTEKLQQELDSALQVPGLVNSWTYPIRGRIDMLLSGIRTPLGIKLYGDDLPTLQKTAREIESRLQKLPSTQSVFADRSDSGYYIDIDIDEAALARYNLRKEALLDYTSAAIGGMGLSTMYKGRERYSVSLRLEEDERTSLDAIRSILIKTPLGYAPLSTFARIDYRESAAMIKSEKARPVAYVYITPKEGVSATAYKAEAQKQLASLKLPEGYTYEWAGQSEYLESALNTLMWIVPAVLVLIIVLIYLALREWVSTLIVLSMLPFALLGGVLYLKWLAFNISVAVIVGFLALLGVAAETAIVMIVYLHESIETRIRGGVAMDKTALNEAIYEGAVKRVRPKLMTVFAILAGLLPIMYNHGVGSEVMQRIAAPMIGGIVTSAVVSLILIPILYQMVMQRKLQRGEPLL; the protein is encoded by the coding sequence ATGGTAGAGCGTCTGATAGAGTGGAGTCTGCGGTTTCGCTACTGGGTGATAGCGGCGGCCATCGTGCTGAGCTTGTTGTCCGTCTGGGCGATACGGCACACTCCGCTGGATGCTATCCCCGATCTCTCCCCTCCGCAGGTAATTTTGCAGCTCAAATGGAAAGGGCAAAGCCCCGAGATCATCGAAGCGCAGGGGACCTATCCGATTGTCCGTCAACTCCTCTCTCTCCCCGCGATCAAAACGGTTCGGGGGTTTTCGGGATATGAAAACGGTCTGATTTATATCATTTTTAAAGACGGTGTCGATCTGTATTGGGCACGCTCGCGGGTGCTTGAGCAGCTCTCAACCTTGCAGTCGCAGTTACCAAGATCGCTTGAAGTCTCCCTCGGACCCGATGCGTCGGGGGTAGGGTGGGTGTATGAGTACGCCCTGGTCTCCAAAACCAAAAATCTCGCCGAACTGCGTACGTTGCAGGACTATACCTACCGCTATGCCCTGCAGGGTGTTTCGGGGGTCAGCGAGGTTGCTTCGGTGGGGGGATTCGTTCCGACCTATCAGGTGACACTGAACAACGACGCTTTGGTGCGCTATAACCTCAGTGTCGGCGAAGTCGCCGCAGCGATCCGCGGGAACAACAACGACGTCGGCGGGCGGATCGTCGTTCAAAACGGGTATGAATGGATGGTGCAGGCCAAAGGGTATCTCCAAAACATCGACGCGATCAAGGATATCGTCGTCGCTACGCGCGGCGGGGTACCTGTACTGTTTTCGCAGGTGGCACGGGTCGAGAAAGTCCCCGAAAACCGCCGCGGCTATGTCGATCTGAACGGTCAGGGCGAAGTCGTCGGGGGGATCGTCGTCGTCCGATACGGCGAAGACGTCTACCGTGTCATTCAGCGGATACGGGAGAAACTCGATACAATCCATGTCGCAGGGGTCGAAGTCGTTCCCGTATATGACCGCTCCAACCTGATCCAATCCGCTATCGCGACCCTCACGACGACGCTCGAGCATGAAAGCTTGATCGTCATCGCTGTTATTGCCCTCTTTTTGCTCCATCTGCGCAGCGCGCTGATCGTGTTGATTATCCTGCCGCTCACCATTGCGATCACCTTTTTGCTGATGAAACTCTTCGGGATCGGCTCGAACATTATGTCGCTGGGGGGAATCGCTATCGCGGTGGGGACGATGGTCGATGCGTCGATCATCATGATCGAAAATGCCCATAAGGTACTGCTGCAGCGCGAAAGTGAATCGGGGACCCTTACCACGGCACAGCGGCTTGATGCCGTGTTGTACTCGTCGAAAATGGTGGGGCGTCCCATCTTTTTTGCACTGGCGCTGGTCGTCGTATCGTTCTTGCCTATCTTTGCCCTTCAGGGGCAGGAGGGATTGCTCTTTACCCCTCTGGCGTTTACCAAAAGTTTTGCAATGGGGGTCGGAGCGCTCCTCTCGGTGACCCTTGTTCCGGTACTGATCTATCTGATCGTGCGGGGGCGCATCCTCTCGGAGCAGGCGAATCCGGTGAGCCGTTTCTTCATCTGGGTTTATCATCCGATCCTTCTGGCGTCGATGAAATTTCGCTATCTGCTCCTGGTTATGGTCATTGTCGCCTTAGGGTATACGGTGTTTGTCTATCGCACGTTGGGGTGGGAGTTTATGCCGATGATGGATGAGCAGACGCTGATGTACATGCCCGTCACCCAAAGCGGTGTCAGTATCGATCAGAGCAAACAGCTGACCCAGTATACCGATTCGGTCATCAAAAGCTTCCCTGAAGTGCAGAGCGTATTCGGTAAAGGGGGGCGGGCGGACAGTGCGACCGATCCCGCTCCGCTGGGAATGATCGAGACGATTATCACCCTCAAACCCAAAGATCAGTGGCGGGAGGGGATGGGTACCGAGAAATTGCAGCAGGAGCTTGATAGCGCCTTGCAGGTTCCGGGGCTGGTCAACTCCTGGACTTATCCGATCCGTGGGCGGATCGATATGCTCCTCAGCGGTATCCGCACCCCGCTGGGGATCAAACTCTACGGGGATGATTTGCCGACCTTGCAAAAAACGGCGCGCGAGATCGAAAGCCGCCTGCAGAAGCTCCCCTCAACCCAGAGCGTTTTTGCCGACCGCAGCGACAGCGGGTACTACATCGATATCGACATCGACGAAGCGGCATTGGCGCGCTATAACCTCCGCAAAGAGGCGTTGCTCGATTACACCTCCGCCGCGATCGGCGGAATGGGATTATCCACGATGTACAAGGGACGCGAGCGCTACAGCGTCAGTCTCCGCCTCGAAGAGGACGAGCGCACCTCTTTGGATGCGATTCGCTCTATCCTGATCAAGACGCCGCTGGGTTACGCACCTCTCTCGACCTTTGCCCGTATCGATTACCGCGAGAGTGCCGCGATGATCAAGAGCGAAAAAGCGCGCCCCGTCGCCTATGTCTACATCACACCAAAAGAGGGGGTGAGTGCCACGGCGTATAAAGCCGAGGCACAAAAACAGCTCGCATCGCTCAAACTCCCGGAAGGGTACACCTATGAGTGGGCAGGGCAGAGCGAATATCTCGAATCGGCGCTCAATACCCTGATGTGGATCGTCCCTGCCGTACTCGTCCTGATCATCGTCCTCATCTATCTGGCACTGCGTGAGTGGGTTTCGACGTTGATCGTCCTCTCGATGCTCCCATTTGCGCTGCTCGGCGGTGTCCTCTATCTCAAGTGGCTGGCTTTCAACATCAGCGTTGCCGTTATCGTCGGATTCTTGGCACTGCTCGGGGTTGCGGCGGAGACGGCGATTGTGATGATCGTCTATCTGCACGAGAGTATCGAAACCCGTATCCGAGGCGGTGTCGCTATGGATAAAACAGCCCTCAATGAGGCGATTTACGAGGGGGCAGTCAAACGGGTACGCCCGAAACTGATGACGGTTTTCGCGATCCTTGCGGGGTTGCTGCCGATCATGTACAACCACGGAGTGGGGAGCGAAGTGATGCAGCGGATCGCCGCTCCGATGATCGGCGGTATCGTCACCTCGGCGGTGGTCAGTCTCATTTTGATCCCGATTTTGTATCAAATGGTGATGCAGCGAAAGCTGCAGCGAGGTGAACCGCTTTTATAA
- a CDS encoding efflux RND transporter periplasmic adaptor subunit: MRYLLGVVMVGAVLWAKPAPIIQQFNVTTVKVKRADTTANVGKNFGYIRADESQESIIALRFGGYVEKLRATETYQHISKGEVIAEVYSPEVLQAKDEYLSSLKYNAIRPNPGMVESTKERLIYLGVPMSEITSIEKTGTVGSTTTVRSPVTGYIFEKKIDKGSAFSAMQPLFRVVRLDPIWLEMKFPPETLEALQKVDSYEIRVTGFERPLYAKRGKIYPNSNPSESTLTMRLNLPNPSGKLFPGMYAAITPIVHSKAALIVPSTAVIRKKGKWFCFKKGEYEGEYEPVEVNVVPVGNDRYEIRSGLAEGDEVVANALFMIDSDAQINGNF, translated from the coding sequence ATGAGATATCTTTTAGGCGTAGTGATGGTGGGAGCGGTATTGTGGGCAAAACCTGCACCGATTATCCAGCAGTTCAACGTAACGACGGTAAAAGTGAAACGTGCCGATACCACGGCAAATGTGGGGAAAAACTTCGGCTATATCAGAGCGGATGAATCTCAAGAGTCGATCATAGCACTCCGTTTTGGCGGATACGTCGAAAAGCTTCGAGCTACGGAGACCTATCAGCATATTTCCAAAGGGGAGGTGATCGCCGAGGTCTACAGCCCCGAAGTGCTGCAGGCCAAAGATGAGTACCTCAGTTCTCTCAAATACAATGCCATCCGTCCCAATCCGGGGATGGTGGAGAGTACGAAAGAGCGGCTGATCTATCTGGGTGTCCCGATGTCTGAGATAACGTCGATCGAAAAAACGGGGACGGTAGGCTCTACAACGACGGTACGCTCTCCCGTTACGGGCTATATTTTCGAGAAAAAGATAGACAAAGGCTCGGCATTCAGTGCAATGCAGCCGCTGTTTCGGGTTGTCAGACTCGATCCGATCTGGCTGGAGATGAAATTTCCTCCCGAAACGCTCGAAGCGCTTCAAAAAGTGGACTCGTACGAAATCCGTGTGACGGGATTCGAGCGTCCTTTGTATGCTAAACGGGGAAAAATCTATCCAAATTCCAACCCTTCCGAATCGACATTGACGATGCGTCTCAACCTCCCAAACCCGAGCGGGAAACTGTTTCCGGGAATGTATGCGGCGATCACGCCGATCGTGCACTCAAAAGCTGCTTTGATCGTTCCGAGCACCGCCGTAATCCGCAAAAAAGGGAAATGGTTCTGTTTCAAAAAAGGGGAGTACGAGGGGGAATATGAGCCGGTAGAGGTGAATGTGGTTCCGGTCGGAAATGACCGCTACGAGATCCGTTCTGGATTAGCCGAAGGGGATGAAGTGGTCGCGAATGCCCTCTTTATGATCGATTCGGATGCCCAGATTAACGGGAACTTTTAG